In Legionella spiritensis, the following proteins share a genomic window:
- the sdhA gene encoding succinate dehydrogenase flavoprotein subunit, translated as MVCARNKFDAVIIGAGGAGMRAALQLANSGLKVALLSKVFPTRSHTVSAQGGITAALGNADEDDWRWHMYDTVKGADYIGDQDCIEYLCKTGPEAVYELEHMGLPFSRMDNGKIYQRQFGGQSKNFGGEQAARTCAAADRTGHALLHTLYQQNLKAKTHVFSEWLALDLVKDSHGRIAGVTAMCIETGNIVFYQTRICILATGGAGRIYQSTTNAHINTGDGFGMALRAGIPLQDMEMWQFHPTGIAGAGTLVTEGCRGEGGYLINKDGERFMERYAPRVKDLASRDVVARAMALELRAGKGFDPNGVDHVKLKLDHLGADLIMSRLPGIRELSLKFAGVDPIVEPIPVVPTCHYSMGGIPTNVHGQVLHHKDGKDSVVEGLYAVGECACVSVHGANRLGGNSLLDLVVFGRAAGLHVEELWQSGQMPEMPYVSDEDIAAALARYNRWENSGEGESPAKIRDEMQRVMQEDFGVFRTGEVMEKGLHRLQALRDRLKDAQLIDKSNVFNTERVSALELDNLMASAYASAKSALARTESRGAHSREDYPKRDDVNWIKHTLYLEEGDTINYRPVNESPKYIKPFEPKERVY; from the coding sequence ATGGTATGTGCACGAAACAAATTTGACGCGGTAATTATCGGAGCAGGCGGCGCAGGTATGCGCGCCGCACTGCAATTGGCCAACTCCGGATTGAAGGTTGCCTTGCTGTCCAAGGTATTTCCTACCCGCTCACACACGGTATCCGCTCAGGGAGGGATCACGGCTGCTTTGGGGAATGCGGATGAAGACGATTGGCGCTGGCATATGTATGACACCGTCAAGGGAGCCGATTACATCGGGGATCAGGATTGCATCGAATACCTGTGCAAAACGGGCCCGGAAGCGGTTTATGAACTGGAACACATGGGATTGCCTTTTTCCCGTATGGACAACGGCAAGATTTATCAGCGTCAGTTCGGCGGCCAATCAAAAAATTTTGGCGGTGAACAGGCTGCGCGTACCTGCGCTGCCGCAGACCGAACCGGCCATGCCTTGCTGCATACCCTGTACCAGCAAAACCTGAAAGCCAAAACGCACGTATTCAGCGAGTGGCTGGCGCTTGATTTGGTAAAAGACAGCCATGGCCGCATTGCCGGGGTGACGGCAATGTGCATTGAAACGGGCAACATCGTATTTTACCAGACACGTATTTGCATTCTCGCCACAGGTGGGGCCGGTCGTATTTACCAGTCCACTACCAACGCCCACATCAATACCGGTGATGGATTCGGCATGGCCTTGCGGGCCGGTATTCCCTTGCAGGATATGGAAATGTGGCAGTTTCACCCTACCGGCATCGCCGGTGCCGGTACGCTGGTCACCGAAGGCTGCCGTGGCGAAGGCGGTTATTTAATCAATAAGGATGGTGAACGCTTTATGGAGCGTTACGCGCCGCGTGTGAAAGATTTGGCGTCACGAGACGTGGTCGCGCGTGCCATGGCTCTGGAACTGCGGGCCGGAAAAGGCTTTGACCCCAATGGGGTGGATCATGTGAAACTGAAGCTGGACCATCTTGGTGCCGACCTGATTATGTCCCGTTTGCCCGGCATTCGTGAATTGTCTTTAAAATTTGCCGGTGTGGATCCGATAGTAGAGCCTATCCCTGTCGTTCCCACCTGCCATTACAGCATGGGGGGCATTCCTACGAACGTACATGGCCAGGTGTTGCATCATAAAGACGGGAAAGATTCGGTTGTCGAGGGTTTATACGCCGTTGGTGAGTGTGCCTGCGTATCCGTTCACGGCGCTAATCGTCTGGGCGGTAACTCCTTGCTTGATCTGGTCGTGTTCGGGCGTGCCGCCGGTCTGCATGTGGAGGAGTTGTGGCAATCCGGTCAAATGCCGGAAATGCCTTACGTGTCTGATGAAGACATTGCGGCTGCCCTGGCCCGTTACAATCGCTGGGAGAATTCCGGTGAAGGGGAGAGTCCCGCTAAAATTCGTGACGAGATGCAACGGGTTATGCAGGAAGACTTTGGAGTATTTCGTACCGGTGAGGTTATGGAAAAAGGTCTGCATCGCCTCCAGGCACTTCGTGATCGTTTAAAGGACGCCCAATTGATAGATAAATCGAATGTATTTAATACCGAACGGGTCAGTGCTCTGGAACTGGATAATTTAATGGCGAGCGCTTATGCTTCAGCCAAATCCGCCCTGGCACGAACGGAAAGCCGGGGAGCTCACAGTCGGGAAGATTACCCGAAACGTGATGATGTAAACTGGATAAAACACACACTGTACCTTGAGGAGGGTGATACCATTAATTACCGTCCGGTTAATGAATCACCTAAATACATCAAGCCTTTTGAGCCGAAAGAACGCGTTTATTAG
- the sdhD gene encoding succinate dehydrogenase, hydrophobic membrane anchor protein: protein MVSNVTSLTGNGLKDWLIQRVTAVYFAAYSLFLLGFLLWHPHLAYHQWQALFACNWFKVASLIAVLALSLHAWVGIWTVTTDYMKCTVLRLAVQMAVVTWLLAQFIWVLMIVWGQ, encoded by the coding sequence ATGGTGAGTAATGTCACAAGTTTAACGGGAAATGGTCTCAAGGACTGGTTGATACAACGGGTTACAGCCGTTTATTTTGCTGCGTACTCCTTGTTTTTGCTGGGGTTTTTGCTGTGGCATCCCCATTTGGCCTATCATCAGTGGCAAGCCTTGTTTGCCTGTAACTGGTTTAAGGTAGCCAGTCTTATCGCGGTACTGGCCCTTTCTTTACATGCCTGGGTAGGGATCTGGACAGTTACCACCGATTACATGAAATGTACCGTACTGAGACTGGCTGTTCAAATGGCCGTTGTAACCTGGTTACTGGCTCAGTTTATCTGGGTCTTGATGATTGTGTGGGGGCAATAA
- the sdhC gene encoding succinate dehydrogenase, cytochrome b556 subunit, translating to MNKKRPVNLDLTTIKFPPMAIASILHRISGVVLFLLLPVIIYFLDLSLRNAGTFSNLQMLLEQFHWKLLLWVFLAALIYHVLAGIRHVLMDIGYGEHLKAGRLSALAVIILAVILTIFAGIWIW from the coding sequence GTGAATAAAAAAAGGCCGGTGAATCTTGATTTAACGACAATAAAGTTTCCGCCTATGGCGATTGCATCCATACTCCATCGTATATCAGGCGTGGTTTTATTCCTTTTGCTTCCAGTTATAATCTATTTTCTGGACTTGTCATTACGAAACGCGGGCACTTTTTCCAACCTGCAGATGTTGTTGGAGCAGTTCCATTGGAAATTGCTGTTGTGGGTATTTTTAGCCGCGTTGATTTATCATGTGCTGGCCGGAATTCGCCATGTATTAATGGATATAGGTTATGGTGAGCATCTTAAAGCCGGTCGCCTGAGTGCGTTGGCGGTCATAATCCTTGCGGTTATTTTAACAATCTTTGCAGGAATCTGGATATGGTGA
- a CDS encoding EAL and HDOD domain-containing protein, with the protein MLIKRPIYNQQLKCVALEIIANDQEKEPQELLQPFTTIIRNADASLPLFVPYALRTLVELPEPPLENPIILKLHAADINQLYPIDELQNSLYSIALMIDDPKQLAWLNFAEYIALSEHLMAMADVTRVVKYSQAKQRKVIAYGIANINCFDQCKGLTMDYYCGDFLFQPHKQDTREIAANKLNLLTLIDKLQHSQVNLDDIIELIQTDPLLSYQLLKIANSAAFSGYQAVKSIQQAVTRLGIIHLKNWVMVLSMKNVSDKPVEIVESGLIRAQMAQKLAHANQNLCEQSAYTTGLLSVLDSLLDSPMSVLIDKITLADEIKMALLSREGALGELLSTVIAYEEGHWEALNGDEYCGMDLSQVYIACLEQVSFGKKAMTGM; encoded by the coding sequence ATGCTAATCAAAAGACCTATTTATAATCAACAACTTAAATGTGTCGCATTAGAGATTATAGCCAATGATCAAGAGAAGGAACCCCAGGAGCTACTGCAACCTTTCACCACCATTATTCGTAACGCCGATGCCAGTTTGCCTCTTTTTGTACCCTACGCGCTTCGTACCTTGGTAGAACTGCCTGAGCCGCCTCTTGAAAATCCTATTATTCTAAAATTGCATGCTGCCGATATTAATCAACTTTATCCCATTGATGAGTTACAGAACTCGCTCTATTCCATAGCACTCATGATTGATGATCCGAAACAACTGGCCTGGCTGAATTTTGCGGAATACATTGCCTTAAGCGAACATTTGATGGCAATGGCGGACGTCACCAGGGTGGTCAAATACAGTCAGGCGAAACAACGCAAAGTCATTGCTTATGGTATAGCCAACATCAACTGCTTTGACCAGTGCAAGGGGCTCACCATGGATTACTATTGCGGTGATTTTCTTTTTCAGCCCCATAAACAGGATACCCGGGAAATTGCCGCGAACAAACTTAATTTGCTGACGCTTATCGACAAGTTGCAACACAGCCAGGTCAATCTTGATGACATTATAGAATTGATACAAACGGATCCGCTATTGAGTTATCAATTATTAAAAATTGCCAATTCAGCCGCGTTTTCCGGTTACCAGGCTGTAAAATCCATCCAGCAGGCTGTCACCCGGCTAGGCATTATCCATTTAAAAAACTGGGTGATGGTTTTGTCTATGAAAAATGTGTCGGACAAGCCCGTTGAAATTGTGGAATCCGGCCTGATACGGGCACAGATGGCTCAAAAGCTGGCCCACGCCAACCAAAATCTGTGTGAACAAAGTGCCTATACGACAGGCCTGTTATCCGTTCTGGACAGTTTACTGGATAGTCCCATGAGCGTTTTAATCGACAAAATTACCCTGGCCGATGAAATTAAAATGGCATTGCTTTCCCGCGAGGGCGCTCTTGGTGAATTATTGTCAACTGTGATCGCTTACGAGGAAGGGCATTGGGAAGCGTTAAACGGCGACGAGTATTGCGGCATGGATTTAAGCCAGGTTTATATCGCGTGTCTGGAGCAAGTGAGTTTCGGCAAAAAAGCCATGACCGGCATGTAA
- a CDS encoding RDD family protein, whose amino-acid sequence MWFRYVAALFYDLLIALSLLMAVTALCVWANGHHAIPPASRWYQGCMLLTLASYYALSIKAGGQTIGMRAWKLQILDGKNQRPGFIAITGRLTLTLPAWLFAVIRWKNPQLLLLQWTNTKLGLVDRP is encoded by the coding sequence ATGTGGTTTCGCTATGTTGCGGCCTTGTTTTATGACCTGTTAATTGCTCTGAGCCTGCTTATGGCCGTCACCGCCCTGTGCGTATGGGCCAACGGTCATCATGCCATTCCGCCCGCGTCACGCTGGTACCAGGGATGTATGTTGCTTACCCTGGCCAGCTATTATGCTTTATCCATCAAAGCCGGGGGACAAACAATAGGAATGCGGGCCTGGAAACTTCAAATCCTCGACGGTAAAAACCAGCGACCGGGCTTTATCGCGATTACAGGGCGGCTGACATTAACCTTGCCGGCCTGGCTGTTCGCCGTAATACGGTGGAAAAACCCGCAATTGCTTCTGCTTCAATGGACAAACACAAAACTGGGGCTTGTTGACAGGCCATAA
- a CDS encoding FeoC-like transcriptional regulator, translating into MLLQILDFIRQQKIASSQQLAREFHLDNQALQPMLEIWLRKGRIRVCEQKGACKSRCFKCRTGEPPVFYRYLTG; encoded by the coding sequence GTGTTATTGCAAATTCTTGATTTTATCCGCCAGCAAAAAATAGCCAGTAGCCAGCAGCTTGCCCGGGAGTTTCACCTGGACAACCAGGCGTTGCAGCCCATGCTGGAGATCTGGTTGCGCAAGGGAAGGATCCGGGTCTGTGAGCAGAAAGGCGCATGTAAAAGCCGCTGTTTTAAATGCCGGACCGGGGAGCCGCCGGTTTTTTATCGTTATCTGACCGGATAG
- the feoB gene encoding Fe(2+) transporter permease subunit FeoB produces MTRVLLAGNPNCGKTTLFNALTGDNQRVGNWPGVTVAKKTGQFLLDQDVVDVTDLPGVYSLSFSSGSGSQDELIAARAIVALDVDVIVNVIDACHLERHLYLTSQLLELGKPVIVALNMMDIAEQRGITIDMAALSSQLNCSVLPLQAHKKIGLDALRQAICNLSHATEPLALNLPSSAVSVFTALSRTLMGDGQLCERIAQYYAWRVLEGDTSLPDALDVDVTALLHDADEDMDVLLADARYREIHRIVSVTQTRRSDASEHVTAKIDRVVLHRFWALPIFFGMMYMMFLFAINIGGAFQDFFDISTDTIFVQGSAWLLQQWHAPQWSIALIANGIGKGINTTLTFIPVMAGMFFFLSLLEASGYMARAAFVVDKVMRAMGLPGKSFVPMIVGFGCNVPAIMAARTLDSERDRLLTVLMSPFMSCSARLAIYAVFVAAFFPTGGQNVVFALYLIGILMAVFTGFILRKTTLQGESSPLILELPAYHKPSFKRLWREMGLRLRYFIVRAGRLIIPVCIILGGLNALTIDGGLSSDEASANSVLSLLGQWLTPVFSPMGLHQDNWPATVGLLTGMLAKEVVVGSLNSLYAQLGQIGQMQGAHFDFLGSLAQAVWSVPQNLAALGSALFNPVMASAPDSELSQSVYGMMARRFDGQAGAFAYLLFILLYIPCVSTMAAIRQEANRSLMWFSVIWSFIIAYVAAVIFYQAATFSLHPQQSAAWIGGALAGILFFIGLLRYRGLRLGGTRVIANS; encoded by the coding sequence ATGACACGTGTTTTGCTGGCAGGAAATCCCAATTGTGGTAAAACCACGCTCTTTAATGCGCTGACCGGTGATAATCAGCGGGTTGGTAATTGGCCCGGTGTGACGGTCGCCAAAAAAACAGGTCAATTTTTGCTGGATCAGGACGTGGTCGATGTCACGGATTTACCCGGTGTGTATTCCCTGTCCTTTTCATCCGGCAGCGGTAGTCAGGACGAACTTATTGCCGCAAGGGCGATTGTGGCTCTGGATGTGGATGTGATAGTCAATGTGATTGACGCCTGTCATCTGGAGCGGCATTTGTATTTAACCAGTCAATTACTGGAACTCGGTAAACCGGTGATTGTCGCGTTGAATATGATGGATATTGCCGAACAGAGGGGTATAACTATTGATATGGCGGCTTTGTCCAGCCAGTTAAATTGTTCGGTTTTACCCTTGCAGGCCCATAAAAAAATAGGACTCGACGCGTTACGACAGGCTATCTGTAACCTGTCGCATGCGACAGAACCTCTGGCCCTTAATCTGCCATCGTCCGCGGTATCGGTGTTTACGGCACTCAGCCGGACATTGATGGGCGACGGCCAGCTCTGTGAGCGAATCGCGCAATATTACGCATGGCGCGTACTGGAAGGTGATACCTCGCTTCCTGATGCTTTGGATGTCGACGTTACGGCCTTGCTTCATGATGCAGACGAGGATATGGATGTGTTGTTGGCGGATGCCCGTTACCGGGAAATACACCGGATTGTTTCAGTAACCCAGACAAGGCGTAGTGATGCCAGTGAGCATGTCACCGCAAAAATAGATCGGGTGGTACTGCACCGCTTCTGGGCGTTACCCATTTTTTTCGGAATGATGTATATGATGTTCCTGTTTGCCATTAATATCGGCGGGGCATTCCAGGATTTTTTTGATATTTCCACCGATACGATTTTTGTGCAAGGCAGTGCCTGGCTGTTGCAGCAATGGCATGCTCCCCAATGGTCAATAGCGTTGATTGCCAATGGCATTGGCAAGGGCATTAATACGACACTGACTTTTATTCCGGTTATGGCCGGCATGTTTTTCTTTTTATCGCTGCTGGAAGCCTCCGGTTATATGGCCAGGGCGGCTTTTGTGGTGGACAAGGTCATGCGGGCCATGGGCTTGCCCGGCAAATCCTTTGTGCCGATGATTGTAGGGTTTGGTTGCAACGTACCGGCGATTATGGCAGCCAGAACCCTGGATTCCGAGCGTGATCGATTGTTGACGGTATTGATGAGTCCCTTCATGTCCTGCAGTGCCAGATTGGCTATTTATGCGGTTTTTGTGGCCGCATTTTTTCCGACCGGCGGGCAGAATGTGGTGTTTGCCTTGTATCTGATTGGTATTTTGATGGCGGTTTTCACGGGATTTATTCTTCGTAAAACCACGCTCCAGGGCGAATCTTCGCCGTTAATTCTCGAGCTTCCGGCTTACCATAAGCCGTCCTTTAAACGCTTGTGGCGGGAAATGGGGTTGCGGTTGCGTTATTTTATCGTCCGGGCAGGTCGTCTGATTATACCGGTTTGCATTATTCTCGGTGGATTGAATGCCTTGACCATTGATGGTGGATTAAGCAGTGATGAAGCCAGTGCCAACTCGGTGCTTTCACTATTGGGTCAATGGTTGACGCCGGTGTTTTCCCCCATGGGATTGCATCAGGACAACTGGCCGGCAACCGTGGGGTTGTTAACCGGGATGCTGGCGAAAGAAGTGGTTGTCGGTTCCCTGAATTCCCTTTACGCGCAGTTAGGCCAGATAGGGCAAATGCAGGGGGCGCATTTTGATTTCCTTGGATCGCTGGCGCAGGCGGTATGGTCCGTTCCGCAAAACCTTGCCGCGTTAGGCAGCGCCTTGTTTAATCCTGTCATGGCCAGCGCGCCGGACAGCGAACTATCCCAGTCGGTTTACGGTATGATGGCGCGGCGTTTTGACGGCCAGGCCGGTGCGTTTGCCTACCTGTTGTTTATTTTATTATATATTCCCTGCGTCTCGACCATGGCTGCCATTCGTCAGGAAGCCAATCGGAGCCTGATGTGGTTTTCCGTGATCTGGTCTTTCATTATCGCCTACGTTGCGGCGGTGATTTTTTATCAAGCGGCCACCTTTTCGCTCCATCCGCAACAATCCGCAGCCTGGATTGGAGGCGCGTTGGCAGGGATTCTGTTCTTTATCGGCTTGCTACGATATCGAGGGTTACGATTGGGAGGCACGCGTGTTATTGCAAATTCTTGA
- a CDS encoding FeoA family protein: MRLNELNKGDRVRLVDFGDTQPQYRRRLLSLGVTRGTEVSVVRMAPLGCPVQVEVRGTSLTLRKEEAIHLDWELV; encoded by the coding sequence ATGCGTCTGAATGAGTTGAATAAAGGGGATAGAGTGCGTCTGGTTGACTTCGGAGACACCCAACCGCAATACCGGCGTCGCCTGCTTTCCCTGGGGGTAACTCGCGGTACGGAAGTGTCCGTGGTGAGAATGGCTCCTTTAGGTTGTCCTGTTCAGGTTGAAGTTCGCGGTACTTCCCTGACGCTGCGTAAAGAAGAGGCTATTCATCTTGACTGGGAGCTGGTATGA
- the zapE gene encoding cell division protein ZapE translates to MSIMAAYEAAITRGDIEDDVLQRPVITTMDNLAASLVKSCKSRFIWRRPQAVQGIYLYGPVGVGKTFLMDLFFEHVGVRQKIRFHFHHFMQQIDAQLRRLQGHKDPVQVIARGLTKTTRLLCFDEFLVHDVAHAMMLAELLKALFAHGITLVATSNICPDDLYLNGIHRARFLPAIALIKSRCDVMSLHNKRDYRLGRTPDLETFLFPLNETTRARFAGQFAQLVPQPELQGSLTVQNRKIPYVQCGERAIWFDFNVLCNLPRSQLDYLEIADRFDTVFVSDIPVLGERDTARVILLIHFIDVMYDRGIRLILSAAVSLPELYGGGEMSQSFKRTLSRLQEMQSEDYLRRHPRRAVQTMPEFPLK, encoded by the coding sequence ATGAGCATTATGGCGGCTTATGAGGCGGCAATTACCAGGGGTGACATTGAGGATGACGTCTTGCAGCGTCCAGTTATCACAACCATGGATAATCTGGCCGCCAGCCTGGTGAAGTCCTGTAAATCACGATTTATCTGGCGGCGTCCGCAAGCGGTTCAGGGTATTTACCTTTATGGGCCGGTTGGGGTCGGAAAAACCTTTCTAATGGATTTGTTTTTTGAGCATGTAGGCGTACGTCAGAAAATCCGGTTTCATTTTCATCATTTCATGCAGCAAATTGATGCGCAATTGCGTCGCTTGCAGGGCCATAAGGATCCTGTGCAGGTTATTGCCCGCGGACTCACCAAAACGACCCGGTTACTTTGTTTTGACGAATTTCTTGTTCATGATGTCGCTCACGCGATGATGCTCGCCGAATTACTAAAGGCGCTGTTTGCCCATGGCATCACGCTGGTCGCCACGTCCAATATCTGTCCTGACGACCTGTATCTCAACGGCATACACCGCGCCCGTTTTTTACCGGCTATCGCCTTGATAAAATCCCGTTGTGACGTAATGAGCCTGCATAACAAGCGGGATTACAGACTGGGACGAACTCCGGATCTGGAGACCTTTTTATTTCCTTTGAATGAGACGACTCGTGCCCGGTTTGCCGGACAGTTTGCACAACTTGTACCGCAGCCGGAATTACAGGGCTCTCTGACGGTTCAAAATCGGAAAATTCCCTATGTACAATGCGGGGAGCGGGCTATCTGGTTTGATTTTAATGTCTTATGCAATTTGCCGCGCAGTCAACTGGATTATCTGGAAATAGCCGATCGCTTTGATACGGTGTTTGTCAGTGATATTCCGGTTCTGGGCGAACGTGACACGGCCAGGGTTATTTTACTTATTCATTTTATTGACGTCATGTATGATCGCGGTATCCGATTGATCCTTTCAGCGGCGGTTTCTTTGCCGGAGTTATATGGCGGCGGGGAGATGAGCCAATCGTTTAAACGCACGTTAAGTCGTTTACAGGAAATGCAGTCGGAAGACTATCTGCGGCGTCATCCTCGCCGGGCTGTGCAAACCATGCCTGAATTTCCGCTGAAATGA
- a CDS encoding alpha/beta hydrolase yields the protein MLFTEPLSITGEHPFVFPGQAGQLEGVLTVPSNLNRDYIAVLGHPNSLQGGSMTNKVVTTMARAFREAGIPSLRFNFRGVGRSEGQYDNGLGESEDMLLLSRLWEQEFPDSRFLYAGFSFGSYVTYRTAAQHPHDMLISVAPPVHLYDYQAFKPAPKHWHILQGDSDEVVPAQSVLDFATEVSLPVTRFADTGHFFHGRLLELRAELIKIITERVS from the coding sequence ATGTTATTTACGGAGCCGTTAAGCATCACGGGTGAACACCCTTTTGTGTTTCCCGGGCAAGCCGGTCAACTGGAGGGGGTTTTGACGGTTCCTTCCAACTTAAACCGGGATTACATTGCGGTATTAGGGCACCCAAATTCCCTGCAGGGCGGCAGTATGACGAATAAAGTGGTCACGACCATGGCGCGCGCTTTCCGTGAGGCAGGCATACCCAGCTTGCGCTTTAATTTTCGCGGTGTCGGCCGCTCCGAAGGGCAATACGACAACGGTTTGGGTGAGAGTGAGGATATGCTGCTGTTGAGCCGTTTGTGGGAACAGGAATTTCCCGACAGCCGTTTTCTGTACGCCGGATTTTCATTCGGTTCTTATGTGACCTATCGTACCGCCGCGCAACACCCTCATGATATGTTGATTTCGGTAGCCCCCCCTGTCCACCTTTATGATTATCAGGCGTTTAAACCGGCGCCTAAGCATTGGCATATCCTGCAAGGCGATAGCGACGAGGTGGTTCCGGCGCAATCGGTCCTGGATTTTGCAACGGAGGTGTCTTTGCCGGTGACTCGTTTTGCGGATACCGGACATTTTTTTCATGGGCGATTGCTGGAATTGAGAGCGGAGCTGATTAAAATCATTACGGAACGAGTATCCTGA
- the panB gene encoding 3-methyl-2-oxobutanoate hydroxymethyltransferase has product MKIADFKRKKRLHEKITMLTCYDYPCAKIVAESDLDCVLVGDSVAMAVHGYDTTIMATMDMMILHTQAVARGLTQQFLVTDLPFLCHRASQADTIDNVRRLMQAGAHAVKIEGGDSDTCQTIAFLVNAGIPVIGHIGLTPQSVHQLGGYKIQGKDETQATGLQQQAKRLEDAGCTALVIECVPATLAADITCSLTIPTIGIGAGPDTDGQVLVWHDMLGLQSEFKPRFLKQYAQGKNVLLGAINDYVKQVRQVQFPTEDHVF; this is encoded by the coding sequence ATGAAAATAGCGGATTTCAAGAGAAAAAAGCGGTTGCATGAAAAAATTACCATGCTAACTTGCTACGATTACCCTTGTGCAAAAATCGTTGCGGAATCCGATCTGGATTGCGTTCTGGTTGGCGATTCCGTTGCCATGGCCGTTCATGGTTATGACACGACCATTATGGCGACCATGGACATGATGATCCTGCACACCCAGGCCGTTGCCCGCGGGCTCACTCAGCAATTTTTAGTCACTGATCTGCCGTTTCTCTGCCATCGGGCATCCCAGGCGGACACCATCGATAATGTCAGACGACTCATGCAGGCAGGGGCTCACGCCGTTAAAATAGAGGGCGGCGACAGCGACACCTGTCAAACCATTGCTTTTCTGGTCAACGCCGGCATTCCTGTTATTGGCCATATCGGATTAACGCCACAGTCCGTACATCAGTTGGGCGGCTATAAAATTCAGGGCAAGGATGAAACGCAAGCCACCGGTTTGCAACAACAGGCCAAACGTCTGGAAGACGCGGGTTGCACGGCACTGGTCATTGAGTGCGTGCCTGCGACACTCGCGGCCGACATCACCTGCTCCCTGACCATCCCGACCATTGGCATCGGGGCCGGCCCTGACACGGATGGCCAGGTATTGGTCTGGCATGACATGCTGGGTTTGCAAAGCGAATTCAAGCCCAGATTTTTAAAACAATACGCACAGGGTAAAAACGTGCTGCTTGGCGCCATCAACGACTACGTAAAACAGGTAAGGCAAGTTCAGTTTCCAACAGAAGACCACGTATTCTAG
- the panC gene encoding pantoate--beta-alanine ligase, producing MRIFQNINEWQIVRHSLPADVTLGFVPTMGNLHAGHTSLLATSIRDNTRTAASIFINPTQFNRPDDFTHYPRTLDDDLHLLEKTGTDYCLLPREQDIYQDGYRYQVHENELTRIMEGQHRPGHFTGVLTIVLKLLNLTRPHQAYFGEKDYQQYLLIRDMAAAFFLPTSIKACPTIREASGLAYSSRNNRLNHAQRTRAESFARLFHQPHKSCEDLLAELQAAGIMVEYLTEQNGRRFVAVMIDEIRLIDNYALIESTPHHSVP from the coding sequence ATGCGCATTTTTCAAAATATCAATGAGTGGCAGATAGTTCGTCATTCACTGCCTGCTGACGTAACCCTGGGATTTGTCCCCACCATGGGTAACTTGCATGCCGGTCATACGTCTTTGCTGGCCACAAGCATTCGTGACAATACCCGTACCGCGGCCAGTATTTTTATCAATCCGACCCAGTTCAACCGTCCGGATGATTTCACCCATTATCCACGTACATTAGATGATGATTTGCATCTGCTCGAAAAAACAGGCACGGATTATTGCCTGCTGCCTCGGGAGCAGGATATCTACCAGGATGGTTATCGCTATCAGGTGCATGAAAACGAACTGACCCGGATCATGGAGGGCCAACATCGTCCCGGACATTTTACCGGTGTTTTGACCATTGTTTTAAAACTGCTTAATCTGACAAGACCTCACCAGGCTTATTTTGGCGAAAAAGATTATCAGCAATACCTGCTTATTCGTGACATGGCCGCCGCCTTCTTCCTGCCCACCAGTATCAAAGCCTGTCCAACCATACGTGAAGCCAGCGGTCTGGCTTATAGTTCCCGCAACAACCGATTAAACCACGCGCAACGGACAAGAGCGGAATCGTTCGCCCGGTTGTTCCATCAACCGCATAAATCCTGCGAGGATCTGCTTGCGGAATTACAGGCGGCCGGAATCATGGTCGAATACCTGACGGAACAGAACGGCAGGCGGTTTGTAGCGGTCATGATCGACGAGATCCGTCTGATTGATAATTATGCCCTCATCGAATCGACGCCTCATCATTCCGTACCCTGA